Within Cucumis melo cultivar AY chromosome 4, USDA_Cmelo_AY_1.0, whole genome shotgun sequence, the genomic segment ATATTGAACTCAATCTCATAATTTATATAATGGGACATGTCATTTTGAAATGACAAGAAAAATAGTCTAAACTACATTCACACCTCCATaaaagaaaaggggggaaagaaCCACAcaatatttcatttatttttgttggcataaaaatactttttttttttttttttaccctttTTCTAAGATGAGATTTTGGACCCTATAAGGTCAACAATTCTCGTATCTGTTCCTCTTTTGTGCCATTTCTTTTCCATTTGGGACCCCCACCCCCttctttcaaaattaaaatttttttcaaaccaataataaaatcacccaaaaaagaaaaggaagaagaaattaCATCAAGAATTTAATGGAGTTTTCACTTTCagtccataaaaaaaaaagcctaaTTTCTCTTTTTGACCCCTGAAATTCTAATGCCAACACTCTGGTGTTAAGGAGTGGTCTCTCTTATTATCCCAACAATAGTTATAAACCAAGTGATGGCTTTGCACCCATTTCATTGCATTTCTCTGTTGCCTAGTCAGGCCCCCTGACCGGAACGGCGACGCAGACACTGGCCGGCACCATGCCGGTGAGTACGCCGAACAACCCCCTGCTTTAAAATTCGTATACTTCGCCACGAATGGCTGATATCTGTAATCGGCTCTGTATTTTCCGTCCTCCGTTGCCCATGAAGATGCATCCCAAATCGAACCATAAAGCCACATTGGCCTTGATGGAAATGTCGTAGCGCTTTTCCTTGGGTATCTTCTAATGGGTATGTCGTCAACAAGAAATCTGAAAAcaaagaaagtaaaagaaaaacgGAGTGGTTTAAAGAGAAACGAACCCAGATGGATTCACAGTGAAATTGAATGATGATGGGGGCGGGTTAATGAATTTACGTACATGATTTCATTTGGACGCCATAGAATGGCGTAATGGTGAAAATCTTTAGTGGGGTCGAACCAGAGATGGAATTTCATTTCTCTGCCGATGATTCGACCGTCGCCACTTCCTCTAACGTAAACATTGGTTTGTAATGTATACGGCTTATCGAATGTGGTTCCTAAGAATTCGATGTCAACTTCGTCGTGGAATCCTGGGTGGGCTTCGTTGTTCGAGAGCTGGGattaagagaaagagagaaatgaaTTTCAAAACAGGGAAAGACGAAACACAGAAAcgtaaaaaaatttgaaaaatacagGGGATAGGGGAATACGTAGAAGGAGGTGATGACGCCGGCGGTGTAGCCGGGTTGGAGTTTAATGGAGGCGCCGAAGTAGCCGGATCGGAAAGGGCGGAGGGATTTGAAGCCGCTGCCGGTGGTGCGATCGAGCCAAATGGAAAGGGTGTTTTGGGAGAGGCTTTGGTGCTGAGGGCCCCATAGGTTACGGAAGCCTTTGTAGAATTCCATGGAGCGAAAGCGGGTGCTGGGCCAGAAGCCAGGGGAGGGAGGCCAGGAGGCGGCGACGGGGGAAatgaggaggaggaggaggaggaggagggggGAGAAGAAGGCCATGGGCAGAGTGGAAGTGGAATAGGAGAGTGAGAGTGGGAAGGGCCAAGGGGGAAATAGAATAGAGAATGGggagataaataaataaataagtaaggGATAAATTGTTGCCTTAATGGAATTGTGGGATGGGACCCATGCTTATATTTTGGCCAATTCAAATAAACACAAAAATTATAATGTGAAATCAAATGTAtttctttcttattatttttcttcattgGAATGCATTTAATGGGTATATGAATAATGAATAAGAATATTATGGGGAAAATGACTCTTGGGGTGAAATCTGTTTAGTGGGTGATGAAACTTAAAATAGTATGATAACATTTGTTAATAAAAAGTTGGTAGCTCATCAACTTATACTTCCCTTGACAATTTTAGAACATGCACGTTCAACTAATACATGAattgaagaaattaaaattaccaaggacaaattttgtatatagattgatgaattgaattattttctaatttctaaACAATAATAAGCTTTTAAAACTTTTAgaaattttgtttgaaaattgaTTGAATGTTCCCACTAATTGGTTAAAAAAATAGTTCTTGTggtctttattttattttcattaaaaaaaatagttccAAAAATTATAGATGGATTGAGACTATTTCTAATAAATAATCAAACTAATGTaatttcaaaaaaggaaagaaagaaaaaaggagcATTCCTATGAAATCAAAGGAGATCAAATAAGTGGGTTTGATGGTGATATCTCAAAACACTTTGAGAGTAAAAAGaaacatacatacataaataaataaagaaatgtGTTTGAGGGTATGAAATGGAAGAGGATCTAATATTTCTTTCCAAATCTCTCAACCACCATCTTTCACACACTTAAATGATAAAACATGTAACTCTGTTTCAAGAGgggaaaaaaaatagttttgaaaGGGATAGGAGATGGGCTATGCCATTAATGTCATTTTTGATTCTTGCTCTTTACTTCTTTTCTTTACctatctttcttttttactttaccatgaaaaaaaaaaaaaacctatttaaAGAGATAGTTGCACAATCAAATTGAAAATTGTAGCTACCTTGTTCAacagttttctttttttttttttaatatcgtTATCCATGTCCATTCAAATCCTCTTAAACTCATTCCCTTCTATTGATAGCTACTTGGCCTTTTCCATCCTCCATGATCCTGTCCTTTTCATTTGACTCAATCCCATTTTTTAGTTACCAAAGCACATATCACAAATATTAAAGTCATCCAAATTGAAACCTAACGTAAATGTATGAATATATTTCAATCTATGTGCTTTTAAATGTtctttttcgattttttttttaaaattttacgtttatattcttttatttacttttaCTGAATTGATAATGTTAATATGAAAGTTATCCAAGAGGAATAAAATTAGGAAAgcattaatttaatttaataaaagtataatattaaattagtatacttgtttgtaattaaaataaaatactttgaAATTACATAAGTATATATGAAGTTAAAAATGTGAAAGTAGAGTTTGTGAAAACAGAATTTAAATGTTATGTTTATCCAAAAGGGGTAAAATTCCATAGTCTGTCAGGAGTGAATAAAAAGTACATGGCCCCAATTCTTCTTTAtacatttatattatatagatttgaaaattttattttcatattatatatatatattagtccAAATTATTCACtctataaataaaaatgaagcaACTTGTACTATACAATCCCTAACCCATCTCCTTCTTTTCATCAATACTCTGGGTCCCTCCCATGCTATCTTGACGGACCCACTTTTGATTTGTTTTCAGACCCATTCAACTGCTATTCGCAAGAAATAGTAGAACAAGTCACTCGATGCATGAACAAAACATAGCTATAGGATAGATATATGTGTTCGTGTATCACTATGGACACAAAGGTTATGTTCCTTCCGAAGATGATAGATAAAAACACTTTAGCTAGCTAGCTAGACTCTTTTCTAGACCTAGACCTTTTACTATAGACGATGAGTATGTACTAAAGTGGCAAAATCCAATCAAACTCTATGTTCCACTAAGAAATCCTAGGAAGTATCTACTCTAGCAAAAAAATATGTCTCTTGGATAGCTCCCTAATTAAGGGGGAATCAAAATATAAACTATCACAAGATTCGACCCCCAATGTTGTtgcaaataataatataagcaTTAAGGGTTCTAAAATTTCAAACGACTAATATGGTTGTGCTTCTGCGGTATATTCTGCACTAACAAACTAAGTTATGAAGGAGTGGTTGATCATGGTATGCATATTAATTCCACTAAACATTTGACATGatatactattttattttatatcacatcaaattattattaaatgtattccgTTCTACATTCTCCTTCACATCAACACAAAAAATactttattataatttcaaaattatcaaaatttatTCATAGTTAATTTAATTAGGATATTTCATGATCAATGAAAGTTGGCCCATTATTGAATTTCAAGTATGAATCAATCAAAATtattagaaacaaaaataagtaaaatagTAACACGAGGAATGTTTCTGAGTTATACCAAAACTTTGGTAGTTGTATCATGTGTGAATTTTAAATTAACCTTGAATAATTAGGAAGAATAATGTAAACCAATACCTCAATAAAGTAAAATTAAAGATTAAATTACTAACTTTAGCCCTCAATTTCATCCGTAACAACACACCTGAAGACAAAAGCCTTTGCACATACATATCACCCAGCAGTTAAGCACGTTTCTAGTCCTGAAGCATCCCAACCTATACCGTTTCACTAATAGAAGAACCCCAAACAGTATCACAAGGCAACATCAACCACTATTACAGAGATTGAATCCTATGAAGTGAAATTAGATAGGAGATATGGATTCAATCTAATCATAAATCTTTTAATTACTAACACATCTTCATGTCAATTAAATTAGATTATTCATTTCGACGAAACAAtcataatagttttttttatatttcgtATGAATATATATGTCaataaataaatgtaaatcTCCACCTCACGTGTAATATAGGGTGAAGAATAAATACAAAAGAGAGCCATATACTCCATACCATATAAAAATGACACACAATCATaatgtaaatattgttttttaagAATTTGATGCGATAGGGCATCGCATTATTATTGTACGTGACTTAATGTAAACTTGTAAGTAATCAATAATTTGGTCGGACATTTCTCCTCTATCCACTGTGGAAGGCTGCacagaattaaaaaaaaaaaaaaaaaaaaaaaacaacttcgATTCCCCAATCAATCACCCCGGACGGTCCTGATTTTGCCGTTTGTCAACCTTGCGTATTCTTTTACTGTAGGCTCAAGTACACTGGATTCCTCAACCGAATACTTCCTTTGCAAAACAAACGGTGCGTTGACGTATGTGGAAGGGTGACAGTCACCGCACTATAGTGTCGGCCAGTCATAATTTGCCAGCTAAGATCCCAACGGGTGCATGAATTTTCCATGCTTTCATGTGTTTCCTTTAGaacaaataattataataaggTAAACTATTAAGCAACATATTAGACGATTAATACGATACTGAATATTTGATACAAAGTAATTACTCTATAATTTGAACTTAATTATCTTATAATTAAATAtgtaaaaatactaaaaatgtatattttgtGAACAAGAAAGCCACATCtttcaataattaaatttagataatccacataataatagaataatcttttttttttttccttttcacgTAAGTTATAAATGGAACTTGGTAGGAAATTTAAAAAGATTCTTGCTGCTGCATATTTCTTTCCATAAGATTTGTGATCgtatactttattattattattccatGTCTCATTCAATCACCCATattttaaatatcaataatttaaaaagtagAAAAGAACCTAAACTTTGAAAAATGTGAACTAAATCTAGCCGACAAATAAAAGGGCATGTGGAGACATTTCAATACTAAGCACCTTAGCTTAGACACTGCACACGGATGATTAGTCATTTGATCAATTTAAAGAGTACCATTAGCATACATTTAGAATGTGTTTAAATGTCTTCGATATATTGTGTGACCACGCTTAACACTACCAAGTACAGAGACACACAACAAACCTAAACTATTTGCATATTATTTATGCTTACGTGGTTTAAAAATATGTCATGTAATTCAATAATGATTTGTATTATGTTTCTTCCTTTGTGATATGGATGTAGCTAACATATAGTTAGTGAACAATGTGATTTTTTATTGATcttttgttggttatgttttttagtttagggtttaatATTTTGGTCGTTGATTCTAACATGAAAAATAATTTGATAGACGGGACAAGATAAATCTACAAATacatctaaatattttttttttcattttttagtaaaaacttttaagaatatgaattcttttcaaatatagaaaaaat encodes:
- the LOC103486507 gene encoding probable xyloglucan endotransglucosylase/hydrolase protein 32, which produces MAFFSPLLLLLLLLISPVAASWPPSPGFWPSTRFRSMEFYKGFRNLWGPQHQSLSQNTLSIWLDRTTGSGFKSLRPFRSGYFGASIKLQPGYTAGVITSFYLSNNEAHPGFHDEVDIEFLGTTFDKPYTLQTNVYVRGSGDGRIIGREMKFHLWFDPTKDFHHYAILWRPNEIIFLVDDIPIRRYPRKSATTFPSRPMWLYGSIWDASSWATEDGKYRADYRYQPFVAKYTNFKAGGCSAYSPAWCRPVSASPFRSGGLTRQQRNAMKWVQSHHLVYNYCWDNKRDHSLTPECWH